A region of Polyangiaceae bacterium DNA encodes the following proteins:
- a CDS encoding TIM44-like domain-containing protein, with protein sequence MSGRGRRLVAALLLGLTFALVAFPLLARPGGGQTYSGSSSSSSSSSSGSSRSGSSSGWSSSGSGSSGSSGGGDLGGLIVLLFENPPLGVAVIFLIGAYVFFVRNREGSGQARDWTSAEPRRWDAGAEKLRERMEEAGAQLEQSRIKGKRQSEMRAAIEGISEHDPNFSVVLFEDFVVALFAEAHVHRGRGTLAELGPWISGDAHQALAELGTRQEVSGIVVGAMRYVAIEGLRDGDSIRVQVEIESNYSEGAEQRWYSVDRWLLARRKGVRSKPKDKTRVFECPSCGAPLEALRGRECSYCKKTVAGGDFDWEVREIRNVTRQARPPGLGGHAPEMGTELPTVVDPAAKGRWEALCRRDPAVTWPAFLARLDLTFKRLQESWNGQDLALARPFVSDGVYQSFAYWIDAYQRQRLRNYTEGARILSVQMARVTGDAVYDSVTVRVFATGYDFTLDGEGTVVGGSRDQERRYSEYWTLIRGAGQRGAPRTDPSCPSCGAPLEIAMTGHCKHCRVKVTSGDFDWVLSRIEQDESY encoded by the coding sequence ATGAGCGGCCGAGGCAGGCGCCTGGTCGCGGCCTTGCTCCTCGGCCTCACGTTCGCGCTCGTGGCGTTTCCGCTGCTCGCTCGACCAGGGGGCGGCCAGACCTACAGCGGCAGCTCGTCCTCGAGCAGCAGCAGCAGCAGCGGGAGCTCGCGGTCGGGCTCGTCGAGCGGGTGGTCGTCGAGCGGCTCGGGCTCGTCGGGGAGCTCCGGCGGCGGGGACCTCGGCGGCCTGATCGTGCTCTTGTTCGAGAACCCGCCGCTCGGAGTAGCCGTCATCTTCCTAATCGGCGCCTACGTGTTCTTCGTGCGGAACCGCGAAGGCTCGGGTCAGGCGCGGGACTGGACCAGCGCCGAGCCGCGACGCTGGGACGCCGGCGCCGAGAAGCTGCGCGAGCGCATGGAAGAGGCGGGCGCCCAGCTCGAGCAGAGCCGGATCAAGGGCAAGCGCCAGAGCGAGATGCGCGCCGCCATCGAGGGGATCTCCGAGCACGATCCCAATTTCTCCGTGGTGCTCTTCGAGGACTTCGTGGTCGCGCTCTTCGCGGAGGCCCACGTGCATCGGGGCCGCGGCACGCTCGCCGAGCTCGGCCCGTGGATCTCGGGCGACGCGCACCAGGCGTTGGCCGAGCTCGGCACGCGCCAAGAAGTGAGCGGTATCGTCGTCGGGGCGATGCGCTACGTGGCCATCGAAGGGCTGCGAGACGGCGACAGCATCCGCGTGCAAGTGGAGATCGAGTCCAACTACTCGGAGGGGGCCGAGCAGCGCTGGTACTCGGTCGATCGCTGGCTCCTGGCCCGCAGGAAGGGCGTCCGCTCGAAGCCCAAGGACAAGACGCGCGTCTTCGAGTGCCCGAGCTGCGGGGCCCCGCTCGAGGCGCTGCGCGGGCGGGAGTGCTCCTACTGCAAGAAGACGGTCGCGGGCGGCGACTTCGACTGGGAGGTGCGCGAGATCCGCAACGTGACGCGCCAGGCCCGGCCACCAGGGCTCGGCGGTCACGCACCCGAGATGGGGACCGAGCTCCCGACCGTGGTGGATCCGGCAGCGAAGGGCCGGTGGGAGGCGCTCTGCCGGCGCGATCCAGCGGTCACCTGGCCCGCCTTTCTGGCGCGCCTCGACCTGACCTTCAAGCGCCTTCAGGAGAGCTGGAACGGGCAGGATCTGGCTCTGGCGCGCCCATTCGTCAGCGACGGCGTCTACCAGAGCTTCGCCTACTGGATCGACGCCTACCAACGACAACGGCTCCGGAACTACACCGAGGGCGCCCGCATCCTCTCGGTGCAGATGGCCCGCGTGACCGGCGACGCCGTGTACGACTCGGTGACGGTCCGCGTGTTCGCCACCGGCTACGACTTCACGCTGGACGGCGAAGGCACTGTGGTCGGCGGGAGCCGCGACCAGGAGCGACGTTACAGCGAGTACTGGACCCTGATCCGCGGCGCCGGGCAGCGCGGAGCGCCGCGCACCGACCCGAGCTGTCCGAGCTGCGGCGCACCGCTGGAGATCGCGATGACCGGCCACTGCAAACACTGCCGCGTCAAGGTCACGAGCGGCGACTTCGACTGGGTGCTCTCGCGCATCGAGCAGGACGAGTCGTACTGA
- a CDS encoding radical SAM protein: MLSPTARLRATTLATSLANALWPWVEAYNARSAGAPKQPGWAPAPLIRGKDRSFPELGFPRRTDSLCPTCVKEVRQAVLAGTKPVDLLHHHPGEIPAELVERDGEVWMHKECPKHGRFDEVISIDAEFLARIESLFPGRDYLAPKTSLRDHGSSSVKYGRGAVLTVDLTNRCNMMCEPCFMDANQVGYVHELSLDDVKRILDDALGVKPKRQMSVQFSGGEPTLHPAFLDSVRYARDVGYFCVQCATNGIRFAQDPEFCRQAKAAGLRLAYLQFDGIGNERNAHRKVGNLYDVKLRAIENLAAAGIDVVLVVTVVKGVNDAEVGRIVRFAIDNADKVTVVSFQPVSFTGRDEDVDDATRRAQRYTLSHLARDLHEQLGATEPMRDWFPLSAMNPFSDVVDLTLGADAEFGSLKCGCHPNCGIGTVLLVNKRTKQMVPVAELLDLPQVLRDLTAIADAGLGKKRTLAEVGLTLLRNFRADKAPEGFDLGTLVRQVLSQMGASGGRIGASEGDARRFEWRFLFVAGMHFQDLFNYDFRRTEMCIIPYGTQLGEISFCAYNTGVGWRQIVEKMYRTASVAEWFREHGKHPVYAKNQHLPLPGLAETSTDGRTRLRLAL, translated from the coding sequence ATGCTCAGCCCGACTGCCCGACTTCGCGCGACGACCTTGGCCACCTCTCTGGCGAACGCGCTCTGGCCATGGGTAGAGGCCTACAACGCGCGCAGCGCGGGCGCGCCGAAGCAGCCCGGTTGGGCACCGGCGCCGCTGATCCGCGGCAAAGATCGCTCGTTTCCCGAGCTCGGCTTCCCGCGCCGCACCGACTCCTTGTGTCCGACCTGCGTCAAGGAGGTGCGGCAGGCGGTGCTGGCCGGCACGAAGCCCGTGGACCTTCTGCACCACCACCCCGGCGAGATCCCCGCCGAGCTGGTCGAGCGGGACGGCGAGGTCTGGATGCACAAGGAGTGTCCGAAGCACGGCCGCTTCGACGAGGTGATCAGCATCGACGCCGAGTTCCTCGCGCGCATCGAGAGCCTGTTCCCCGGGCGCGACTACCTGGCGCCCAAGACCAGCCTCAGGGACCACGGCAGCTCCAGCGTGAAATACGGCCGCGGGGCGGTGCTCACCGTCGATCTGACCAATCGCTGCAACATGATGTGCGAGCCGTGCTTCATGGACGCGAACCAGGTCGGCTACGTCCACGAGCTGTCGCTCGACGACGTGAAGCGCATCCTGGACGATGCGCTCGGCGTGAAGCCGAAGCGCCAGATGAGCGTGCAGTTCTCCGGCGGCGAGCCCACGCTCCACCCCGCCTTCCTCGACTCCGTCCGCTACGCGCGGGACGTCGGCTACTTCTGCGTGCAGTGCGCGACCAACGGCATCCGCTTCGCGCAAGATCCCGAGTTTTGCCGGCAGGCGAAGGCCGCGGGACTGCGGCTGGCTTACCTACAGTTCGACGGCATCGGCAACGAACGGAACGCGCACCGCAAGGTGGGGAACCTCTACGACGTGAAGCTCCGCGCCATCGAGAACCTGGCCGCCGCGGGCATCGACGTGGTGCTGGTGGTGACCGTGGTGAAAGGCGTGAACGACGCCGAGGTCGGGCGCATCGTGCGCTTCGCCATCGACAACGCCGACAAGGTCACGGTGGTTTCGTTCCAGCCGGTGAGCTTCACAGGGCGAGACGAGGACGTGGACGACGCGACGCGGAGAGCGCAGCGCTACACGCTGAGCCACCTGGCCCGCGACCTGCACGAGCAGCTCGGCGCCACCGAGCCGATGCGGGACTGGTTCCCGCTCTCGGCGATGAACCCCTTCAGCGACGTGGTCGATCTCACGCTCGGCGCCGACGCGGAGTTCGGCTCGCTGAAATGCGGCTGCCACCCGAACTGCGGCATCGGCACCGTGCTCCTGGTCAACAAGCGCACCAAGCAGATGGTGCCGGTCGCCGAGCTGCTCGATCTGCCCCAGGTCTTGCGCGACCTCACGGCGATCGCCGACGCCGGGCTGGGCAAGAAGCGCACGCTGGCGGAGGTCGGCTTGACGCTCTTGCGCAACTTCCGGGCGGACAAGGCGCCGGAGGGTTTCGACCTCGGCACCCTGGTCCGTCAGGTGCTGAGCCAGATGGGCGCGAGCGGCGGACGCATCGGCGCGAGCGAGGGCGACGCGCGGCGGTTCGAGTGGCGCTTCCTGTTCGTCGCCGGCATGCACTTCCAGGACCTCTTCAACTACGACTTCCGGCGCACGGAGATGTGCATCATCCCCTACGGCACGCAGCTTGGAGAGATCTCGTTCTGCGCCTACAACACCGGCGTGGGCTGGCGGCAGATCGTCGAGAAGATGTACCGGACCGCCAGCGTGGCGGAGTGGTTCAGAGAGCACGGCAAGCACCCGGTCTACGCGAAGAACCAGCACTTGCCGCTGCCCGGGCTGGCGGAGACGTCGACGGACGGCCGGACTCGGCTCAGACTGGCGCTCTGA
- a CDS encoding DUF4215 domain-containing protein, translating into MTARGVLVVGALALGVAGVSACGDDDGGGGGSGGGAAASGGGSGGAAGAAGAAGAAGGGGSAGQTCGNGKLEGTEECDDGNFVGADGCENTCDFTCEAASDCDDGDPCTGTESCGADHDCAPGTPLAEGTDCGNGQVCVNGNCVSPQCGDGQKQSGEECDDGNAVSGDGCDFCKFSCLSTDATRDCTKTGDACAGTDKCDDAKHTCTAGTKLGEGASCDSGAGKCLSSVCTLLTCGNSQLDAGEDCDPPTSGSCSPQCKKIVTPVCGNGTIEPPEHCDDGNTENLDGCDSKCAYETILRMIDLDIRGGAAPSFCSVTKNQLGNVALTPTALNSLNTDLQKGIDAGTTNLMVQLLGLEELTGTADSALEVGVLSGSLDPAKTGWPTDASNPIDWWFKVEGTSVDAAGLPTGKIGGGAITAKVLTAGPSQIDLALTLGGSAAVLGMRDAKLRGAASGTPDVPAPPPASLGAGLTVFKELVANQGNQGLCGNVTVDSLAKIPIPEVLTAGVAACQDCPGSKKYTFCGKDQPVSESCNSLLDALVGGCKGLACALSAINPTQPDVAKPGGSLTKLANQGALNKIPSADVTGNQDAYSSFLSFRARRAHVTGKK; encoded by the coding sequence GTGACTGCTCGTGGTGTGCTCGTTGTCGGAGCGCTGGCGCTCGGGGTCGCCGGAGTCTCTGCGTGCGGGGATGACGACGGCGGCGGGGGCGGCTCCGGCGGAGGCGCTGCCGCCAGCGGCGGGGGCTCGGGAGGAGCAGCCGGCGCAGCGGGAGCGGCCGGCGCTGCCGGCGGCGGGGGAAGCGCCGGGCAGACCTGCGGCAACGGAAAGCTCGAGGGCACCGAGGAGTGCGATGACGGCAACTTCGTCGGCGCGGACGGCTGCGAGAACACCTGCGACTTCACCTGCGAGGCGGCCAGCGACTGCGACGACGGTGATCCGTGCACCGGCACCGAGTCGTGCGGCGCCGACCACGACTGCGCGCCGGGCACACCCCTCGCCGAGGGCACGGACTGCGGCAACGGGCAAGTGTGCGTCAACGGTAACTGCGTGTCGCCCCAGTGCGGCGACGGCCAGAAGCAGAGCGGCGAGGAGTGCGACGACGGCAACGCGGTCAGCGGCGACGGCTGCGACTTCTGCAAGTTCTCGTGCCTGTCCACTGACGCCACGCGGGACTGCACGAAGACCGGCGATGCCTGCGCGGGCACGGACAAATGCGACGACGCCAAGCACACCTGTACGGCAGGGACCAAGCTCGGCGAAGGCGCCTCCTGTGACTCCGGTGCCGGCAAGTGCCTGAGCAGCGTCTGCACGCTGCTCACTTGTGGCAACTCGCAGCTCGATGCTGGCGAGGACTGCGACCCGCCGACGTCCGGCAGCTGCAGCCCTCAGTGCAAGAAGATCGTCACGCCGGTCTGCGGCAACGGGACCATCGAGCCGCCGGAGCACTGCGACGACGGCAACACGGAGAATCTGGACGGCTGCGACTCGAAGTGTGCGTACGAGACCATCCTGCGCATGATCGACCTCGACATCCGGGGTGGCGCGGCGCCCAGCTTCTGCAGCGTGACCAAGAACCAGCTCGGCAACGTGGCGCTCACGCCCACGGCGCTGAATTCCCTGAACACCGACCTGCAGAAGGGCATCGACGCGGGAACGACCAACCTGATGGTGCAGCTGCTCGGCCTGGAAGAGCTGACCGGCACCGCCGACTCCGCGCTCGAAGTGGGCGTGCTGTCCGGCAGCCTGGACCCGGCGAAGACCGGCTGGCCCACCGACGCCTCGAACCCCATCGACTGGTGGTTCAAGGTGGAGGGCACCAGCGTGGACGCGGCGGGCCTGCCCACCGGCAAGATCGGCGGCGGCGCCATCACCGCGAAGGTGCTGACCGCGGGCCCGAGTCAGATCGATCTCGCCCTGACCCTCGGCGGCAGCGCGGCGGTGCTCGGCATGCGCGACGCCAAGCTCCGCGGCGCAGCCAGCGGGACCCCCGACGTGCCCGCCCCGCCGCCGGCGTCGCTCGGCGCAGGCCTGACGGTCTTCAAGGAGCTCGTCGCCAACCAAGGCAACCAGGGCCTGTGCGGCAACGTCACCGTGGACTCGCTGGCGAAGATCCCGATCCCGGAGGTGCTCACCGCCGGCGTCGCCGCCTGCCAGGACTGCCCGGGTTCGAAGAAGTACACCTTCTGCGGCAAGGACCAGCCCGTGAGCGAGAGCTGCAATTCGCTGCTCGACGCGCTGGTCGGCGGCTGCAAGGGCCTGGCCTGCGCGCTCTCCGCCATCAACCCGACCCAGCCCGACGTGGCCAAACCTGGCGGCTCGCTCACGAAGCTGGCGAACCAAGGCGCGCTGAACAAGATCCCCAGCGCCGACGTGACCGGCAACCAGGACGCCTACTCGTCGTTCCTGTCGTTCCGCGCTCGCCGCGCGCACGTCACCGGAAAGAAGTGA
- a CDS encoding NnrS family protein encodes MLRKGFRPFFLLAAAYAALAMPLWLLALNGKMNPGAYFGGTFWHAHEMLFGFAVAVIAGFLLTAVGNWTSKETAVGGLLGALAGLWVAGRVVVLFADHLPRPAVALVDLAFLPALAVVCARPMLATQNKRNYQFVGMLALLFVANLGMHLDALGVAPGFVRKGAWLATYAVILMIVVMTGRIVPMFTRNATGQKTIRNLPRLDLGASTAVLATAIADLAALDERLVAGLAVVAGLLVLSRSTTWGTRHTWRDPLLWILHAGHAFVALGLVLRGSMLLTPAISASAALHALTAGAIGCLTLGMMARVSLGHTGRLLAVRPLVGVAFGAVVVSALVRVFGPLGGSTAYRHSMTTAGVLFALAFVAFLWVYAPILSSPRVDGKPG; translated from the coding sequence CTGCTCCGCAAAGGCTTCCGCCCGTTCTTCTTGCTGGCCGCGGCATACGCAGCGCTCGCGATGCCGCTCTGGCTCTTGGCCCTGAACGGGAAGATGAACCCCGGGGCTTACTTCGGCGGCACCTTCTGGCACGCGCACGAGATGCTCTTCGGCTTCGCCGTCGCGGTGATCGCCGGCTTCCTGCTCACCGCCGTCGGCAACTGGACCTCGAAGGAGACCGCGGTCGGCGGGCTGCTCGGGGCGCTCGCCGGGCTCTGGGTCGCCGGCCGCGTCGTCGTGCTGTTCGCCGACCACTTGCCGAGACCCGCGGTCGCGCTGGTGGACCTGGCGTTCCTGCCGGCGCTCGCCGTGGTGTGCGCCCGACCCATGCTCGCCACGCAGAACAAGCGCAACTACCAGTTCGTCGGCATGCTCGCGCTCCTGTTCGTGGCGAACCTCGGCATGCACCTGGACGCGCTCGGCGTCGCGCCGGGCTTCGTGCGCAAGGGCGCATGGCTCGCCACCTACGCCGTCATCCTGATGATCGTGGTGATGACCGGGCGCATCGTGCCGATGTTCACCCGGAACGCCACCGGCCAGAAGACCATCCGCAACTTGCCGCGGCTCGACCTCGGTGCTTCCACCGCCGTGCTGGCGACGGCCATCGCGGATCTCGCGGCGCTCGACGAGCGGCTCGTGGCGGGTCTGGCCGTGGTCGCCGGGCTCCTCGTCTTGTCACGGAGCACGACCTGGGGCACGCGCCACACCTGGCGCGATCCGCTGCTGTGGATCCTGCACGCCGGGCACGCTTTCGTCGCGCTCGGCCTGGTCCTGCGAGGGTCCATGCTGCTCACTCCGGCCATCAGCGCCAGCGCCGCGCTGCACGCGCTGACCGCCGGCGCGATCGGCTGCCTGACCCTGGGCATGATGGCCCGCGTGTCGCTCGGGCACACCGGACGTTTGCTCGCGGTCAGGCCGCTGGTAGGCGTGGCCTTCGGTGCGGTGGTGGTGTCGGCGCTGGTGCGCGTGTTCGGTCCGCTGGGCGGGAGCACGGCGTACCGGCACTCGATGACCACCGCCGGCGTGTTGTTCGCCCTCGCGTTCGTGGCGTTTCTGTGGGTCTACGCGCCGATCTTGAGCTCACCCCGCGTCGACGGGAAGCCGGGCTGA
- a CDS encoding DoxX family protein: protein MSKWKQILFASSPRNLDVALLLLRVGFGLSMALAHGLGKARDIPGFSAKIAARVPLPELLGPAAALSEFLGGLLVALGLFTRPAAAFVLITMGVAAFHIHAADPFSKKELALAHGLVALAIAIAGPGRFSLDARLFGRSARLPVDAG, encoded by the coding sequence ATGAGCAAGTGGAAGCAGATCTTGTTCGCCTCCTCGCCGCGCAACCTCGACGTCGCTCTCCTGCTCTTGCGCGTAGGCTTCGGACTGTCGATGGCGCTGGCCCACGGCCTCGGCAAGGCGCGCGACATCCCGGGCTTCAGCGCCAAGATCGCGGCCCGCGTCCCGCTGCCCGAGCTGCTCGGACCAGCGGCGGCGCTCAGCGAGTTTCTAGGAGGCCTCCTGGTGGCGCTCGGCCTGTTCACCCGGCCCGCCGCCGCCTTCGTGCTGATCACGATGGGCGTCGCGGCCTTCCACATCCACGCCGCCGACCCGTTCTCCAAGAAGGAGCTCGCGCTGGCCCACGGTCTGGTCGCCCTCGCCATCGCCATCGCTGGCCCGGGGCGCTTCAGCCTGGACGCGCGGCTGTTCGGGCGCTCAGCCCGGCTTCCCGTCGACGCGGGGTGA
- a CDS encoding metallophosphoesterase gives MLERPLCIVGDVHLAEAAREPVGSALAALVADHPEHELVLNGDTFDLSTDPPSRAPEESVVSILTSHPKVHDALSAHVARGAPLTLVAGNHDAAIARPAVIEALRARLGVGLGVVPWLLRRGSVHVEHGHLYDPDNAPTHPLSPWSFETEPLGVALTRRFVAPSGAWEFSHGDETTPLDGLLRTFRVYGLRAPLTVIRYYATAAALTVAAGRQPGVAEERAAGAKAVSALARELSLDADALRALALASTNATHHRRGATFQRLYLDRSLATVCLAGSLAAALLGSPAGAGMAALAASYLGFSISRGTNRYGGMLEQRLADAAARIRELTQATLVVLGHSHRTLSQAGHLNPGSFGFPDGGARRFVLVERDGSARLGEL, from the coding sequence ATGCTGGAACGGCCGCTCTGCATCGTGGGCGACGTGCACCTCGCCGAGGCGGCTCGCGAGCCGGTCGGCTCGGCGCTCGCGGCGCTCGTGGCGGACCATCCGGAGCACGAGCTGGTGCTGAACGGCGACACCTTCGATCTCTCCACAGACCCGCCGTCGCGAGCTCCGGAAGAGAGCGTGGTGAGCATCTTGACGTCCCACCCGAAGGTGCACGACGCGCTCTCGGCGCACGTCGCCCGAGGCGCGCCGCTGACGCTGGTGGCGGGCAACCACGACGCCGCCATCGCGCGGCCGGCGGTGATCGAAGCCCTCCGGGCCAGGCTCGGCGTGGGTCTCGGGGTCGTGCCCTGGCTCTTGCGACGGGGCTCGGTGCACGTCGAGCACGGGCACCTCTACGACCCGGACAACGCGCCCACGCATCCGCTCTCGCCCTGGAGCTTCGAGACCGAGCCGCTCGGCGTCGCGCTCACGCGCCGCTTCGTGGCGCCGAGCGGCGCCTGGGAGTTCTCCCACGGCGACGAGACGACCCCGCTCGACGGGTTGCTCCGGACCTTCCGCGTGTACGGCCTGCGCGCGCCGCTCACCGTGATCCGCTATTACGCCACGGCGGCGGCGCTGACGGTCGCGGCGGGACGCCAGCCCGGCGTCGCCGAGGAACGCGCGGCGGGGGCGAAGGCGGTGTCGGCCCTGGCGCGCGAGCTCTCGCTCGACGCGGACGCGCTGCGAGCGCTCGCGCTCGCTTCGACAAACGCCACGCACCACCGGCGCGGCGCCACCTTCCAGAGGCTGTACCTCGACCGCTCTCTGGCCACGGTGTGCCTCGCGGGCTCGCTCGCTGCGGCGCTCCTGGGCTCGCCGGCAGGCGCCGGCATGGCCGCGCTCGCGGCGAGCTACCTGGGTTTCTCGATCTCGCGCGGAACGAACCGCTACGGCGGGATGCTCGAGCAGCGCCTCGCCGACGCAGCAGCGCGCATCCGCGAGCTGACGCAAGCGACGCTCGTGGTGCTGGGCCACTCGCACCGCACGCTGTCCCAAGCGGGCCACCTGAACCCCGGCTCGTTCGGCTTTCCCGACGGCGGCGCGCGGCGCTTCGTGCTGGTGGAGCGGGACGGGAGCGCCCGGCTGGGAGAGCTCTGA
- a CDS encoding patatin-like phospholipase family protein, with amino-acid sequence MPPTLRSWLAEEPFTLAMSSGFFGFFAHTGMLSALEEAGLLPERVSGSSAGALVAGLWAAGLDSARLDAELGRLRREDFWDPAPGLGLLRGRRFRARIEELLPVNDFAACRVPALLSVFDVLSRSTRVLREGELAPAIQASCTLPVLFQPTWHQGRPLLDGGILDRPGLEGVPSGGRVLHHHLASRSPWRSKRDRSLVPPKRPGLVALVLEGLPRSGPFHLHEGVRAMEAARHGARRALDRPVEGGVVSVATE; translated from the coding sequence ATGCCGCCGACTCTGCGCTCCTGGCTCGCCGAAGAGCCGTTCACCCTCGCGATGTCGAGCGGCTTCTTCGGGTTCTTCGCCCACACCGGCATGCTGTCGGCGCTGGAGGAAGCCGGGCTTCTGCCGGAGCGAGTCAGCGGCTCGAGCGCCGGCGCGCTGGTCGCGGGGCTCTGGGCCGCGGGGCTCGACTCCGCGCGCCTCGACGCGGAGCTCGGGCGCTTGCGGCGGGAGGACTTCTGGGACCCGGCGCCAGGGCTCGGCCTGTTGCGCGGCCGGCGCTTTCGCGCGCGCATCGAGGAGCTGCTCCCCGTGAACGACTTCGCAGCGTGCCGGGTCCCGGCGCTGCTCTCGGTGTTCGACGTGCTGTCGCGTTCGACGCGGGTGCTGCGGGAGGGCGAGCTCGCACCTGCGATTCAGGCGAGCTGCACGCTCCCCGTGCTGTTTCAGCCGACCTGGCATCAGGGGCGCCCGCTCCTGGACGGCGGCATCCTCGATCGCCCGGGCCTCGAAGGGGTGCCGAGCGGAGGGCGTGTCCTGCACCACCACCTGGCCTCGCGCTCGCCTTGGCGGAGCAAGCGCGACAGGAGCCTCGTTCCTCCGAAGCGCCCGGGGCTGGTCGCGCTGGTGCTCGAGGGGTTGCCTCGCTCCGGTCCGTTCCACCTGCACGAGGGCGTGCGCGCCATGGAGGCGGCGCGTCACGGCGCGCGCCGGGCCCTCGACCGACCCGTCGAGGGCGGCGTAGTGAGCGTCGCCACCGAGTGA
- a CDS encoding LysE family transporter encodes MGLVAFALGVGLGFVGSIPAAGPLLFLVIASGLEGKPRRALALAAGGALAESLYVALAFWGFAGLLARHAELELGLRLAGAALLVALGALLLRKKKAAEGGESERAGAGFATGFLLVGTNPAFLATWSVVAAITYSNGWLAADPQRVPWLAAGSFAGVVLWFAAVAALAARYRERFERALLAKLVRVLGAGLIALGLWVLVTSFR; translated from the coding sequence ATGGGGCTCGTCGCCTTCGCGCTGGGAGTGGGCTTGGGCTTCGTCGGCTCGATCCCCGCTGCTGGCCCCCTGCTCTTCCTGGTGATCGCCAGCGGGCTCGAGGGCAAGCCGCGGCGTGCGCTCGCCCTGGCCGCTGGCGGCGCCCTCGCCGAGAGCCTGTACGTGGCGCTGGCGTTCTGGGGTTTCGCAGGGCTCCTGGCCCGGCACGCGGAGCTCGAGCTGGGGCTCCGGTTGGCAGGCGCGGCGCTGCTCGTGGCGCTCGGCGCGCTGCTGCTCCGGAAGAAGAAGGCGGCGGAGGGAGGCGAGAGCGAACGCGCTGGCGCCGGCTTCGCGACGGGCTTTCTCCTGGTCGGTACGAACCCGGCCTTTCTCGCCACCTGGAGCGTCGTCGCGGCGATCACCTACTCGAACGGCTGGCTGGCGGCGGACCCGCAGCGCGTGCCGTGGTTGGCCGCGGGCAGCTTCGCCGGCGTGGTGCTGTGGTTCGCCGCCGTGGCGGCGCTGGCGGCGCGCTATCGCGAGCGCTTCGAGCGAGCGTTGCTCGCGAAGCTCGTGCGCGTGCTCGGCGCCGGATTGATCGCGCTCGGGCTCTGGGTGCTGGTCACTTCTTTCCGGTGA